A single region of the Pyricularia oryzae 70-15 chromosome 4, whole genome shotgun sequence genome encodes:
- a CDS encoding CMGC/CDK/CDK8 protein kinase, variant — protein sequence MRPFQRREYPLDRGLGPPAYQSKVRVMDKYQVIGFISSGTYGRVYKARGRQGQPGEFAIKKFKPDKEGEQITYTGISQSAIREMALCSELRHPNVIRLVETILEDKAIFMVFEYAEHDLLQIIHHHTQQPKHPIPPQTIKSIMFQLLNGCQYLHTNWVLHRDLKPANIMVTSSGEVKVGDLGLARIFWKPVRTLMQGDKVVVTIWYRAPELLMGSHHYTPAVDMWAVGCIFAELLSLRPIFKGEEAKMDNTKKGGSRDMPFQRHQMQKIVDIMGMPTKERWPLLTSMPDYDKLPLLQPPLSASGYSQQPAHSHHHHQHYNQGPQYGGRAGGPTSSSSANSSSAAAAASQSHLDKWYYHTVSQGQTAGPMPHAPPGSLASLGVEGYKLLAGLLEYDPEKRLTAAAALQHNFFSTGDRVSANCFEGCKAEYPHRRVSQEDNDIRTGSVPGTKRSGMPDDSMGRPGKRVKE from the exons ATGCGCCCATTTCAAAGACGTGAAT ACCCCTTAGACCGGGGCCTTGGCCCACCAGCTTACCAGAGCAAGGTTAGGGTCATGGACAAGTACCAAGTTATTGGCTTCATTAGCAGTGGAACCTATGGTCGAGTCTACAAAGCCCGTGGCCGCCAGGGCCAGCCGGGAGAGTTCGCCATCAAGAAATTCAAGCCGGACAAGGAAGGCGAGCAGATCACGTATACAGGCATCTCGCAGTCAGCCATCCGCGAGATGGCTCTCTGCTCCGAGCTCCGGCACCCCAACGTCATCCGCCTCGTCGAGACAATCCTAGAAGACAAGGCCATATTCATGGTGTTCGAATACGCTGAGCACGACCTGCTGCAGATTATCCACCATCACACGCAGCAGCCCAAGCACCCCATCCCACCGCAAACCATCAAGAGCATAATGTTCCAGCTTCTCAACGGGTGTCAGTACCTGCACACCAACTGGGTTCTGCACCGTGATCTCAAACCCGCCAACATCATGGTCACGTCCTCGGGAGAGGTCAAGGTTGGCGACTTGGGTCTGGCCCGCATCTTCTGGAAACCCGTGCGTACCCTCATGCAGGGCGATAAGGTAGTCGTGACGATATGGTATCGCGCACCAGAGCTGCTCATGGGTTCACACCACTACACGCCCGCGGTGGACATGTGGGCCGTGGGATGCATCTTTGCAGAGTTGTTGAGCCTGAGGCCAATCTTCAAAGGCGAGGAGGCCAAAATGGACAATACCAAGAAGGGAGGCAGCCGAGACATGCCGTTCCAGCGCCACCAGATGCAAAAGATCGTCGACATAATGGGCATGCCGACAAAGGAGCGGTGGCCACTATTAACCAGCATGCCCGATTACGACAAGCTGCCACTACTACAGCCACCCCTCAGCGCTTCGGGCTACTCCCAACAGCCGGCTCAcagccatcaccaccaccaacactACAACCAAGGGCCCCAGTATGGAGGCAGGGCGGGCGGCCccacgtcctcgtcgtctgcaAACTCGTCGTCTGCAGCCGCGGCGGCAAGCCAATCCCACCTCGACAAGTGGTACTACCACACCGTCTCGCAGGGCCAGACAGCGGGGCCGATGCCGCACGCGCCGCCGGGCAGTCTGGCGTCGCTAGGAGTCGAGGGCTACAAGCTCCTGGCGGGGCTTCTAGAGTACGACCCAGAGAAGCGGCTGACGGCCGCGGCCGCGCTGCAGCACAACTTTTTCAGCACAGGTGACAGGGTCAGCGCCAACTGCTTCGAGGGCTGCAAGGCCGAGTACCCACACCGTCGCGTCAGCCAGGAGGACAACGACATACGCACTGGCAGCGTCCCCGGTACCAAGAGAAGTGGGATGCCGGACGACTCGATGGGAAGGCCCGGGAAGCGAGTCAAGGAGTGA
- a CDS encoding peptidyl-prolyl cis-trans isomerase-like 4, with amino-acid sequence MSVLLETSAGDIVIDLLVDYAPKLCENFLKLCKVKYYNFSPVHSVQKNFSFQTGDPLGPMAPQSDGGSSIWGVLSGDPAQRTFPALFHPKLRHAERGTVSMATAPHPTDPDTRLAGSQFIVTLGEDTDFIDGKAAIFGKVVEGFDTLEKINEAIIDEKGHPLVDIRIKHTVILDDPYPDPAGLREPSSSPAPTPAQIATVRIAEDEAAKLAEEDAEGDEDRAAAAEKQRREREAKAQALTLEMMGDLPFAEVKPPENVLFVCKLNPVTQDADLELIFSRFGKILSCEVIRDSKTGDSLQYAFIEFEDKAACETAYFKMQGVLIDDRRIHVDFSQSVSKLSNAWRTDANDKRRKQAAKGRGGWGGVDELEKWRKYREDDGRDDRPDSYGMVYGKEEMQGRHERQKAGPGHDAEKPREGGGDRNGYDQRRDRASDSRRRSRSRSPRRERHRDSRDGRRRDDRDSGSKRGGERSRHDRDRGQERHNRGNDYDRDRRRDRDRRDDYRRR; translated from the coding sequence ATGTCGGTTCTACTGGAAACCAGCGCAGGCGACATCGTCATCGACTTACTGGTCGACTACGCGCCCAAGCTCTGCGAAAACTTTTTGAAGCTCTGCAAAGTCAAATACTACAACTTCTCGCCTGTTCATTCTGTCCAGAAAAACTTTTCGTTCCAAACTGGTGATCCCCTCGGACCTATGGCTCCCCAATCCGACGGTGGTAGCAGCATATGGGGAGTACTATCGGGCGACCCCGCCCAGCGAACGTTTCCAGCCCTCTTCCATCCAAAGCTCCGTCATGCGGAGCGCGGCACCGTTAGTATGGCCACGGCGCCCCATCCTACAGACCCGGACACGCGACTGGCGGGCTCGCAGTTCATCGTGACACTGGGCGAAGACACCGATTTCATCGACGGCAAGGCGGCCATTTTCGGCAAAGTGGTCGAGGGTTTTGACACCCTTGAGAAGATAAACGAAGCCATCATTGACGAAAAGGGACATCCGCTCGTCGACATCCGTATCAAACACACTGTCATCCTCGACGACCCCTACCCCGATCCGGCTGGTCTGAGGGAGCCCAGCAGCTCCCCGGCCCCGACACCTGCGCAGATAGCCACGGTGCGCATCGCCGAAGACGAGGCCGCGAAGCTTGCGGAGGAAGATGCGGAGGGCGATGAGGACCGGGCTGCTGCGGCAGAGAAGCAGCGGCGTGAGCGGGAGGCCAAAGCGCAGGCTTTGACTCTTGAGATGATGGGCGATCTGCCGTTCGCTGAGGTCAAGCCTCCCGAGAACGTGCTATTCGTGTGCAAACTCAACCCCGTTACGCAGGATGCGGATCTAGAGCTCATCTTCAGTCGATTCGGCAAAATCCTGTCGTGCGAGGTCATTAGGGATTCCAAGACGGGCGACAGCCTGCAGTACGCATTCATCGAATTCGAGGACAAGGCTGCCTGTGAGACGGCATACTTCAAGATGCAGGGTGTTCTCATCGATGACCGCCGTATACACGTTGATTTCAGTCAAAGCGTGAGCAAGTTGAGCAATGCATGGCGGACGGACGCCAACGACAAGCGGAGGAAACAGGCTGCCAAAGGCCGCGGCGGCTGGGGTGGAGTTGACGAACTGGAAAAGTGGCGGAAGTACAGAGAAGACGACGGGCGGGACGATCGGCCGGATAGCTACGGGATGGTTTACGGCAAGGAAGAGATGCAAGGCCGCCACGAGCGTCAAAAGGCAGGCCCGGGACACGACGCAGAGAAGCCTCGCGAGGGTGGGGGTGACCGTAATGGTTACGACCAACGACGAGACAGGGCCTCGGAttcaagaagaaggagccGCAGTCGGAGTCCGCGAAGAGAAAGGCACCGAGATTCACGAGATGGGCGGCGACGGGATGACCGAGATTCGGGTTCCAAAAGAGGCGGCGAACGCAGCCGTCATGATCGGGATCGAGGTCAAGAACGCCATAATCGTGGTAATGACTACGATCGAGACCGTCGCCGTGATAGGGATCGACGTGATGATTACAGGAGACGATGA
- a CDS encoding 40S ribosomal protein S24 — MADDTPVTLRTRKFIRNPLLGRKQMVVDILHPTRPNISKDELREKLSAMYKATKDQVSVFGLRTQFGGGKTTGFALIYDSPEALQKFEPRYRLVRIGKATKVEKASRQQRKQRKNRQKTLRGTAKVKGAKAKKDK, encoded by the exons ATGGCCGACGATACCCCCGTCACTCTGCGCACGCGCAAGTTCATCCGCAACCCTCTTCTGGGTCGCAAGCAGATGGTCGT TGACATCCTGCACCCGACCCGCCCCAACATCTCCAAGGATGAGCTCCGTGAGAAGCTTTCGGCCATGTACAAGGCCACCAAGGACCAGGTCAGCGTCTTCGGCCTGAGGACTCAGTTCGGTGGTGGCAAGACCACCGGCTTCGCCCTGATCTACGACTCTCCCGAGGCCCTCCAGAAGTTCGAGCCCCGCTACAGGTTGGTGCGTATCGGCAAGGCCACCAAGGTCGAGAAGGCCAGCAGGCAACAGC GCAAGCAGCGCAAGAACAGGCAGAAGACCCTCCGTGGTACGGCAAAGGTCAAGGGTGCCAAGGCGAAGAAGGACAAATAG
- a CDS encoding CMGC/CDK/CDK8 protein kinase — MSHSNPPTGASGGPGSASASAAPARGYYSLKRSIQTAFNDPLDRGLGPPAYQSKVRVMDKYQVIGFISSGTYGRVYKARGRQGQPGEFAIKKFKPDKEGEQITYTGISQSAIREMALCSELRHPNVIRLVETILEDKAIFMVFEYAEHDLLQIIHHHTQQPKHPIPPQTIKSIMFQLLNGCQYLHTNWVLHRDLKPANIMVTSSGEVKVGDLGLARIFWKPVRTLMQGDKVVVTIWYRAPELLMGSHHYTPAVDMWAVGCIFAELLSLRPIFKGEEAKMDNTKKGGSRDMPFQRHQMQKIVDIMGMPTKERWPLLTSMPDYDKLPLLQPPLSASGYSQQPAHSHHHHQHYNQGPQYGGRAGGPTSSSSANSSSAAAAASQSHLDKWYYHTVSQGQTAGPMPHAPPGSLASLGVEGYKLLAGLLEYDPEKRLTAAAALQHNFFSTGDRVSANCFEGCKAEYPHRRVSQEDNDIRTGSVPGTKRSGMPDDSMGRPGKRVKE; from the exons ATGAGCCACAGCAACCCGCCGACAGGAGCTTCGGGCGGTCCGGGCTCGGCGTCGGCCTCGGCAGCTCCGGCGCGCGGGTATTACTCGCTGAAGCGCAGCATCCAGACCGCCTTCAATG ACCCCTTAGACCGGGGCCTTGGCCCACCAGCTTACCAGAGCAAGGTTAGGGTCATGGACAAGTACCAAGTTATTGGCTTCATTAGCAGTGGAACCTATGGTCGAGTCTACAAAGCCCGTGGCCGCCAGGGCCAGCCGGGAGAGTTCGCCATCAAGAAATTCAAGCCGGACAAGGAAGGCGAGCAGATCACGTATACAGGCATCTCGCAGTCAGCCATCCGCGAGATGGCTCTCTGCTCCGAGCTCCGGCACCCCAACGTCATCCGCCTCGTCGAGACAATCCTAGAAGACAAGGCCATATTCATGGTGTTCGAATACGCTGAGCACGACCTGCTGCAGATTATCCACCATCACACGCAGCAGCCCAAGCACCCCATCCCACCGCAAACCATCAAGAGCATAATGTTCCAGCTTCTCAACGGGTGTCAGTACCTGCACACCAACTGGGTTCTGCACCGTGATCTCAAACCCGCCAACATCATGGTCACGTCCTCGGGAGAGGTCAAGGTTGGCGACTTGGGTCTGGCCCGCATCTTCTGGAAACCCGTGCGTACCCTCATGCAGGGCGATAAGGTAGTCGTGACGATATGGTATCGCGCACCAGAGCTGCTCATGGGTTCACACCACTACACGCCCGCGGTGGACATGTGGGCCGTGGGATGCATCTTTGCAGAGTTGTTGAGCCTGAGGCCAATCTTCAAAGGCGAGGAGGCCAAAATGGACAATACCAAGAAGGGAGGCAGCCGAGACATGCCGTTCCAGCGCCACCAGATGCAAAAGATCGTCGACATAATGGGCATGCCGACAAAGGAGCGGTGGCCACTATTAACCAGCATGCCCGATTACGACAAGCTGCCACTACTACAGCCACCCCTCAGCGCTTCGGGCTACTCCCAACAGCCGGCTCAcagccatcaccaccaccaacactACAACCAAGGGCCCCAGTATGGAGGCAGGGCGGGCGGCCccacgtcctcgtcgtctgcaAACTCGTCGTCTGCAGCCGCGGCGGCAAGCCAATCCCACCTCGACAAGTGGTACTACCACACCGTCTCGCAGGGCCAGACAGCGGGGCCGATGCCGCACGCGCCGCCGGGCAGTCTGGCGTCGCTAGGAGTCGAGGGCTACAAGCTCCTGGCGGGGCTTCTAGAGTACGACCCAGAGAAGCGGCTGACGGCCGCGGCCGCGCTGCAGCACAACTTTTTCAGCACAGGTGACAGGGTCAGCGCCAACTGCTTCGAGGGCTGCAAGGCCGAGTACCCACACCGTCGCGTCAGCCAGGAGGACAACGACATACGCACTGGCAGCGTCCCCGGTACCAAGAGAAGTGGGATGCCGGACGACTCGATGGGAAGGCCCGGGAAGCGAGTCAAGGAGTGA
- a CDS encoding mannose-6-phosphate isomerase gives MPSTVPLFRLQCGVNSYDWGKKGSESAAAKFAAATPADDFSIQDDTPYAELWMGTHPSNPSKDVDTGRTLLDLVEDNQMFLSSSVISKYGSKLPFLFKVLSINKALSIQAHPNKKLAEKLHERDPKNYPDDNHKPEMAIAITPFEGLCGFRPLTEIAHFLDNVPALRSLVGEDKAKQFVEVAKDEKADVATKKKALREAFAAVMDASESALAEATKQLVSAAESEGADFAAKGVSSTSGATLAELVNRLHGQFGADYGLFVLFYCNFVTLEPGEALFLQADDIHAYVSGDIMECMAASDNVVRAGFTPKFKDVPTLVDMLTYDSAPIDEQKMQPTEYPYVKLNMAAFKSGSEVLLYDPPIEEFSVLRGVLKANEAKATFDPVEGPSIVICTKGSGKISVGPTVKDIKEGWVYFVGSTAQCVLEADSLGDGEEFHFFKAFCEVEDNSNGA, from the exons ATGCCAAGTACA GTCCCTCTCTTCCGTTTGCAATGCGGCGTCAACTCGTACGACTGGGGTAAGAAGGGATCCGAGTCGGCAGCCGCCAAGTTCGCCGCCGCGACGCCCGCCGACGACTTTTCAATCCAGGACGACACGCCCTATGCGGAGCTGTGGATGGGCACGCACCCTTCCAACCCTTCCAAGGATGTCGACACCGGCCGCACCCTACTCGACCTCGTCGAGGACAACCAGATGTTTCTGTCGTCGTCAGTCATTTCAAAGTACGGCAGCAAGCTTCCTTTCCTTTTCAAGGTCCTGTCCATCAACAAGGCCCTCTCGATCCAAGCCCACCCCAACAAGAAGCTAGCCGAGAAGCTACACGAGCGCGATCCCAAGAACTACCCCGACGACAACCACAAGCCGGAGATGGCCATCGCCATTACCCCGTTCGAGGGTCTCTGCGGCTTCCGCCCACTGACGGAGATTGCACACTTTCTGGACAACGTCCCCGCTCTGAGGAGTCTCGTGGGCGAGGACAAAGCCAAGCAGTTTGTCGAGGTTGCCAAGGACGAAAAGGCAGATGTGGcgaccaagaagaaggctTTGCGTGAGGCCTTTGCTGCCGTCATGGATGCATCCGAGTCGGCACTTGCCGAAGCCACCAAGCAGCTAGTTTCAGCCGCAGAATCGGAGGGCGCCGACTTCGCAGCTAAGGGGGTCTCTTCAACCTCCGGCGCGACGCTTGCGGAGCTAGTCAACAGGCTTCACGGACAGTTCGGAGCCGATTACGGTCTCTTTGTGCTCTTTTACTGCAATTTCGTCACGCTCGAGCCCGGCGAGGCGCTGTTCCTGCAGGCCGATGACATCCATGCCTACGTCTCGGGCGACATCATGGAGTGCATGGCTGCTTCGGATAATGTTGTGCGGGCTGGCTTCACGCCCAAGTTCAAGGACGTGCCGACCCTGGTCGACATGCTGACGTACGATTCGGCACCCATCGACGAGCAGAAGATGCAGCCCACTGAGTATCCATATGTCAAGCTCAACATGGCTGCCTTCAAGTCCGGCTCCGAGGTTCTGCTTTACGACCCGCCCATCGAGGAGTTCAGCGTCCTGCGCGGTGTGCTCAAGGCGAATGAAGCCAAGGCCACGTTTGACCCGGTCGAGGGGCCAAGCATCGTCATCTGCACAAAGGGGAGCGGCAAAATCTCGGTCGGACCGACCGTCAAGGATATCAAGGAGGGTTGGGTGTACTTTGTCGGGTCGACGGCTCAGTGCGTGCTCGAGGCGGATTCGCTGGGCGACGGGGAGGAGTTCCACTTTTTCAAGGCGTTTTGCGAGGTCGAGGACAACAGCAATGGTGCTTGA
- a CDS encoding ADP-ribosylation factor 6 produces the protein MGGQLSKMMGKIFGSKEMRLLMLGLDAAGKTTILYKLKLGQDVTTIPTVGFNVETVTYKNVKFNVWDVGGQDKIRPLWRHYFSGTQGLIFVIDSSDRKRMDEARQELHRIINDREMKDSLLLVFANKQDLENAMKPQEVTEALQLSKLKDKIWYVVPSCATTGEGLLEGLAWLSNNVKAPPAPAKK, from the exons ATGGGAGGGCAGCTCTCCAAGATGATGGGCAAGATCTTCGGATCCAAGGAGATGCGGCTGCTGATGCTGGGATTGGACGCGGCCGGCAAGACGACGATTCTCTACAAGCTCAAGCTGGGTCAAGACGTGACTACCATCCCGACGGTCGGCTTCAACGTCGAAACGGTGACGTACAAGAATGTCAAGTTCAACGTCTGGGATGTCGGTGGTCAGGACAAGATTCGTCCTCTGTGGAGGCATTACTTTAGCG GAACCCAAGGTCTCATCTTTGTCATCGACTCGTCGGACCGTAAGCGCATGGACGAGGCTCGACAGGAGCTCCACCGCATCATCAATGACCGAGAGATGAAGGACAGCTTGCTGTTGGTGTTTGCAAACAAGCAGGATCTTGAGAACG CCATGAAGCCGCAAGAAGTCACCGAGGCGCTCCAGTTATCCAAGCTTAAGGACAAGATCTGGTACGTGGTGCCCAGCTGCGCAACCACGGGAGAGGGTCTGCTCGAGGGCCTGGCCTGGCTCTCCAACAACGTAAAGGCGCCGCCTGCGCCGGCCAAGAAGTGA